A section of the Methanoregula formicica SMSP genome encodes:
- a CDS encoding hybrid sensor histidine kinase/response regulator: MYSVLYVDDEPALLDIGRIYLEKSGHFHVDVAESVDEAITKLEARPYDAIVSDYQMADTDGIQFLRIIRKQYRDIPFILFTGRGREEVVIEALNSGADFYLQKGGEPKSQFAELDYKILAAIDRRRVHNELKDSRKQLADLINFLPDATYAIDMKGHVIVWNRMMEELTGIPPAAVLGKGNIPSPIPLYGNHGHALADCIVRAEEEPEKAYPDLRRSGDRLIVETYSPPRPDEKGGYFWLTASPLYDSGGRIVGAIESVRDITQRKETEKKLKRAHDELNITYEHLAATEEELRQNYEELAKSQVELHSAYEQLAATEEELRQNYEELAKSQEDLIRSEERYRNVVEDQTEFICRFTPDGKLTFVNEAYCRYFGLDRQMCIGCHHPVIVPAEDAQRIKEELKKVTRENPVVIIDNRIIMSSGEIRWQRWSDRAIFDTNGRIIEFQSVGRDITESKRIKQALQESNRKLNLLSNITRHDILNQLTVLLGALGLLELEIANPEQRRLISKAIQSSEIIRSQISFTQQYQDIGVHKPRWQNLHAAVTTVCMDEGYCIVDIDDSLLSCEVYADPLLRTVFANLFENAEMHGGKMTMIRVMGQETPYGYTIVVEDDGDGIHNGDKQRIFQKGVGKHTGLGLFLVQEALGITGLTIREVGEYGRGARFEILVPKGSFRISAASHSRHYSAPPL; encoded by the coding sequence ATGTATTCGGTATTATATGTCGATGATGAACCCGCTCTTCTTGATATCGGCAGGATTTATCTCGAAAAGTCCGGTCATTTCCACGTCGATGTGGCAGAATCGGTCGATGAAGCGATAACAAAGCTCGAAGCCCGACCCTACGATGCCATCGTATCGGATTACCAGATGGCGGATACCGACGGGATCCAGTTTCTCCGGATCATCCGCAAGCAGTACCGGGACATCCCGTTCATCCTCTTCACGGGGAGGGGCCGCGAGGAAGTTGTGATCGAAGCCCTCAACAGCGGGGCAGATTTTTACCTCCAGAAGGGAGGGGAACCAAAATCCCAGTTTGCCGAACTGGATTACAAGATTCTGGCTGCGATAGATCGCAGGCGGGTTCACAATGAACTCAAGGACTCACGAAAGCAGCTTGCAGACCTGATCAATTTCCTGCCGGATGCGACCTATGCCATCGATATGAAAGGCCATGTCATTGTCTGGAACCGGATGATGGAGGAGCTGACTGGCATCCCTCCCGCGGCGGTCCTGGGAAAAGGGAATATTCCCTCGCCCATCCCCCTGTACGGGAACCATGGTCACGCTCTTGCAGACTGTATCGTCCGGGCAGAGGAGGAGCCGGAGAAAGCATATCCGGATCTGCGGCGGAGCGGGGACCGGCTGATTGTCGAGACATATTCTCCGCCCCGCCCGGATGAGAAAGGTGGCTATTTCTGGCTCACGGCATCTCCCCTCTACGATTCCGGAGGCAGGATTGTCGGTGCTATTGAATCTGTCCGCGATATCACGCAGAGAAAAGAGACGGAGAAGAAACTGAAGCGCGCCCATGATGAGCTGAACATCACCTATGAGCACCTTGCAGCAACCGAGGAGGAACTCCGGCAGAACTATGAAGAGCTTGCAAAGAGTCAGGTTGAACTGCACTCAGCATACGAGCAGCTGGCTGCGACCGAAGAGGAGCTCCGGCAGAACTACGAGGAACTGGCAAAAAGCCAAGAAGACCTTATCCGGAGCGAGGAGCGGTACCGGAATGTCGTCGAGGACCAGACCGAGTTCATCTGCCGGTTTACCCCTGACGGGAAGCTGACCTTTGTGAACGAGGCCTACTGCCGGTATTTTGGCCTTGACCGGCAGATGTGCATTGGTTGCCATCATCCCGTGATCGTCCCTGCGGAAGATGCCCAGCGGATTAAAGAAGAGCTGAAAAAGGTCACAAGAGAGAATCCCGTTGTCATCATTGACAACCGGATCATCATGTCTTCCGGTGAAATTCGATGGCAGCGCTGGAGTGATCGCGCCATCTTCGATACCAATGGCAGGATTATTGAATTCCAGTCTGTGGGCAGGGACATCACAGAAAGCAAGCGGATCAAGCAGGCATTGCAGGAATCGAACCGGAAGCTGAACCTACTCTCGAACATCACGCGCCACGACATCCTCAACCAGCTGACCGTGCTCCTTGGAGCACTAGGGCTCCTTGAACTGGAGATCGCAAATCCCGAGCAGCGCCGGCTCATTTCCAAAGCAATCCAGTCAAGCGAGATCATCAGGAGCCAGATCTCGTTCACCCAGCAGTACCAGGACATCGGGGTGCACAAGCCCCGGTGGCAGAACCTTCATGCCGCGGTCACGACGGTATGCATGGATGAAGGGTATTGCATTGTTGACATCGATGACTCCCTGCTTTCCTGTGAGGTCTATGCCGATCCCCTGCTGAGGACGGTCTTTGCCAATCTCTTCGAGAATGCCGAGATGCACGGGGGGAAAATGACCATGATACGAGTCATGGGCCAAGAGACCCCGTACGGGTATACCATCGTTGTTGAAGATGATGGCGATGGCATTCACAACGGCGACAAGCAGCGGATCTTCCAGAAGGGTGTGGGAAAGCATACCGGGCTTGGCCTGTTCCTCGTGCAGGAGGCACTCGGGATCACGGGCCTTACTATCCGTGAGGTAGGCGAGTATGGCAGGGGCGCCCGGTTCGAGATCCTGGTCCCCAAGGGATCATTCAGGATCTCTGCTGCCAGCCATTCCCGCCATTATTCCGCTCCCCCTCTTTAA